In Sphingomonas sp. LT1P40, the following are encoded in one genomic region:
- a CDS encoding XrtA system polysaccharide deacetylase, with product MVSNALSVDVEDWFQVGAFEKVIARDDWAALEHRVEANTDAVIDLFAEGGVKATFFTLGWVADRHPALMRRIADAGHEVASHGWDHQRVFSMGPEQFRADIARAQAVLEDATGQAVKGYRAPSFSIDKRTPWAHEVLAEAGYAYSSSVAPIGHDHYGWADAPRAAFRPVAGAELIELPVTTARFFGREVTTGGGFFRLLPGRVVYRAIDALNGAGQPAVFYFHPWEIDPGQPRVADAPLKSKLRHYSRLGAMAGKMRTLMAGHRWDRTDRVAAAEAEKLN from the coding sequence ATGGTATCGAACGCGCTCTCTGTCGATGTCGAGGACTGGTTCCAGGTCGGCGCCTTTGAAAAGGTGATCGCGCGCGACGATTGGGCGGCGCTTGAACACCGGGTCGAGGCGAATACCGATGCGGTGATCGACCTGTTTGCGGAGGGCGGGGTCAAGGCGACGTTCTTTACGTTGGGCTGGGTCGCGGATCGGCACCCGGCGCTGATGCGGCGGATCGCGGATGCGGGGCATGAGGTCGCCAGCCACGGCTGGGACCATCAGCGCGTGTTCAGCATGGGGCCGGAGCAGTTTCGGGCGGATATCGCGCGGGCGCAGGCGGTGCTGGAAGATGCGACGGGACAGGCCGTGAAGGGCTATCGCGCGCCTAGTTTCTCGATCGACAAGCGGACACCGTGGGCGCACGAAGTGCTGGCGGAGGCGGGCTATGCCTATTCGTCGAGCGTCGCGCCAATCGGGCATGACCATTATGGCTGGGCGGATGCGCCGCGCGCGGCTTTTAGACCGGTTGCGGGGGCCGAGCTGATCGAATTGCCAGTGACGACGGCCAGGTTTTTCGGGCGTGAAGTGACAACCGGGGGTGGCTTTTTCAGGCTGTTGCCGGGGCGCGTGGTGTATCGAGCGATCGACGCATTGAACGGGGCGGGGCAGCCAGCGGTGTTCTATTTTCATCCGTGGGAGATCGATCCCGGCCAGCCGCGTGTCGCAGACGCGCCGCTGAAGTCGAAGCTGCGCCATTACAGTCGGTTGGGCGCGATGGCCGGGAAGATGCGGACGTTGATGGCCGGGCATCGCTGGGATCGCACCGATCGGGTGGCAGCGGCGGAAGCGGAGAAGCTGAATTGA
- a CDS encoding XrtA/PEP-CTERM system exopolysaccharide export protein, whose protein sequence is MRFSQAGRVIALSLMAMATLSGCMSGGGGRPELPPTTFVASQEGPGEEYIIGPLDSLQIFVWRNPELSAKVQVRPDGRITTPLISDMPAVGKTPAMLADDLKIALGEYIKDPIVSVIVESFSGTFSQQIRVVGATEKPASLPYRANMTLLDAMITVGGLSEFAAGNRARLIRFDKNSGRQREYRVRLNDLLKNGDVSANVRLEPGDVIIIPESMF, encoded by the coding sequence ATGCGTTTTTCACAGGCTGGCCGGGTAATCGCGCTCTCGCTGATGGCGATGGCGACGCTGTCCGGTTGCATGAGCGGCGGCGGTGGCCGTCCCGAATTGCCGCCGACGACGTTCGTCGCCAGCCAGGAAGGGCCGGGCGAGGAATATATCATCGGCCCGCTCGACAGCCTGCAGATCTTCGTCTGGCGCAATCCCGAGCTGTCGGCGAAAGTGCAGGTGCGCCCCGACGGCCGTATCACGACACCGCTCATCAGCGACATGCCCGCAGTCGGCAAGACCCCGGCGATGCTGGCGGACGATCTGAAGATCGCGCTGGGCGAGTATATCAAGGACCCGATCGTATCGGTGATCGTCGAGAGCTTTTCCGGCACGTTCAGCCAGCAGATCCGCGTGGTGGGTGCGACCGAGAAGCCGGCGTCACTGCCGTATCGTGCAAACATGACGTTGCTGGACGCGATGATCACGGTCGGCGGGCTGAGCGAGTTCGCGGCGGGCAATCGCGCGCGTCTGATCCGCTTCGACAAGAATAGCGGGCGGCAGCGCGAATATCGCGTGCGGCTGAACGACCTGCTGAAAAACGGCGATGTGAGTGCGAATGTGCGGCTGGAGCCGGGCGACGTCATCATCATCCCCGAGAGCATGTTCTGA
- a CDS encoding AAA family ATPase, producing the protein MNDQTPKRFRGSLLERAAELYDLTPHARPVQQASMPPMPPMPEPVEPLTLTEVEPKAPVFERVEEPRAPLVRPAPVAEAPQPAPAKVTDRRRVVIDRKRLADEGMLVPGAAVTALAEEFRLVKRQLLNTSRAIRSRDADKARMVLVCSAKPDDGKTFCAINLALSLAAEKNVEILLVDADFAKPDILNRLGAPEGPGLLDVLAGTVASAEDCILDTDVPQLSVLPAGTKSNADTEMLASEQAHAILDGLAAANPRRIVIFDSPPALAASPASELAGHVGQVMLVVRADRTTESDLREAVALLDGCEQIQLVLNSVSFQPGGRRFGNYGAYYGEPSS; encoded by the coding sequence ATGAACGATCAGACCCCAAAGCGCTTTCGCGGTTCGCTGCTCGAACGGGCGGCGGAACTGTATGATCTGACGCCGCACGCGCGGCCGGTGCAGCAGGCGTCGATGCCACCGATGCCACCGATGCCTGAGCCGGTGGAACCGCTGACGCTGACCGAGGTCGAGCCGAAGGCACCGGTGTTCGAGCGGGTCGAGGAACCGCGTGCGCCGCTGGTGCGGCCTGCGCCGGTTGCCGAAGCGCCACAGCCCGCGCCAGCAAAGGTTACCGACCGTCGCCGTGTGGTGATCGACCGCAAGCGGCTGGCCGATGAGGGCATGCTGGTGCCCGGCGCCGCCGTGACCGCGCTGGCCGAGGAATTCCGGCTGGTGAAGCGCCAGTTGCTGAATACGTCGCGCGCGATCCGTTCGCGCGACGCGGACAAGGCCCGGATGGTGCTGGTGTGTTCGGCCAAGCCCGACGACGGCAAAACCTTCTGTGCGATCAACCTGGCGCTGTCGCTGGCAGCCGAGAAGAATGTCGAGATTTTGCTGGTCGATGCCGATTTCGCCAAGCCGGACATATTGAACCGGTTGGGCGCGCCCGAGGGGCCGGGGTTGCTCGACGTGCTGGCCGGAACCGTTGCGAGTGCCGAGGATTGCATCCTCGATACCGACGTGCCGCAGCTGTCGGTGCTGCCGGCGGGGACCAAATCCAACGCCGATACCGAGATGCTGGCGAGCGAACAGGCGCATGCGATCCTCGACGGGCTGGCAGCTGCCAATCCGCGCCGCATCGTGATCTTCGATTCGCCGCCTGCGCTGGCCGCGTCGCCCGCTTCCGAGCTGGCCGGGCATGTCGGACAGGTGATGCTGGTGGTGCGGGCCGACCGCACGACCGAGAGCGATTTGCGCGAGGCCGTCGCGCTGCTGGACGGGTGCGAGCAGATTCAGCTCGTTCTCAACAGCGTTTCCTTTCAGCCGGGCGGTCGTCGCTTTGGCAATTATGGCGCCTATTACGGGGAACCGTCGTCATGA
- a CDS encoding XrtA/PEP-CTERM system amidotransferase — MCGIAGLYYPAIAKPVEPQRIRMMTDALVHRGPDGAGVWTAPGVGLGHRRLSIIDLAGGAQPMATPEGDVVVSYNGEIYNFQEVRAELEAKGARFVSNSDTEVILHGWRAWGLGVLDKINGMFAIALYDVRKRSLLLARDRLGVKPLHYAELSDGAVAFASEIKGLLAHPLFRRKPDLCAIEDFLGLGYVPDDASVLAGVKKLPAGHYLLLERGKPIPAPVEWWNVDFSKRAAGKERDLEAELVEHLRVAVRSRMIADVPLGAFLSGGVDSSAVVALMAEASRNAVKTCTIGFDEAGYDETSYASLIAERFRTEHRVKTVAADDFALIDTLVHHFDEPFADASALATYRVCELARETVTVALSGDGADEALAGYRRYKFHAAEERVRGLLPGAVRGLFGALGRVYPKADWAPRPLRAKTTLLALAEDGGAAYAKAVGVTTPGVRAGLYTDAARAALGGHVAEARYVETMRTAPARDGLDRAQYADFKHWLPGDILTKMDRTSMAVSLEAREPLLDYRFVEFAATLPTSMRIRGGQGKWLMKKALEPYLPKEVLYRRKMGFVTPVSAWFRKGLADEAAGLARSRVLAGSGWFEPKAIARLAEEHRSGRAEHGRTLWQLMMLERSLGRLFG, encoded by the coding sequence ATGTGTGGAATTGCTGGCCTCTATTACCCCGCCATCGCCAAGCCGGTGGAGCCGCAGCGCATTCGCATGATGACCGATGCGCTGGTGCATCGCGGGCCGGACGGGGCTGGGGTGTGGACGGCACCGGGCGTGGGGCTGGGGCATCGGCGGTTGTCGATCATCGATCTGGCCGGCGGCGCGCAGCCGATGGCGACGCCTGAAGGCGATGTGGTCGTCAGCTACAATGGCGAAATCTATAATTTTCAGGAAGTCCGCGCCGAGCTGGAGGCGAAGGGGGCGCGGTTCGTCAGCAACAGCGATACCGAGGTGATCCTGCATGGCTGGCGCGCGTGGGGGCTGGGCGTGCTGGACAAGATCAACGGCATGTTTGCGATCGCGCTGTACGATGTGCGGAAACGGTCGTTGCTGCTGGCACGCGACCGGCTGGGCGTGAAGCCGCTCCATTATGCCGAATTGTCGGACGGGGCGGTGGCGTTTGCGTCGGAGATCAAGGGGTTGCTGGCGCATCCGCTGTTCCGGCGGAAGCCCGATTTGTGCGCAATCGAGGATTTTCTGGGGTTGGGTTATGTGCCCGACGATGCGAGCGTGCTGGCGGGGGTGAAGAAGCTGCCCGCCGGGCATTATCTGTTGCTGGAGCGGGGGAAGCCAATTCCGGCACCGGTCGAGTGGTGGAATGTCGATTTCTCGAAGCGGGCGGCGGGCAAGGAACGCGATCTGGAGGCCGAGCTGGTCGAGCATCTGCGCGTCGCGGTGCGGTCGCGGATGATTGCGGATGTGCCGTTGGGGGCGTTCCTGTCCGGGGGCGTGGATTCGAGTGCGGTGGTTGCGCTGATGGCGGAGGCGAGCCGCAATGCGGTGAAGACCTGCACCATCGGGTTTGACGAGGCGGGGTATGACGAGACATCCTATGCGTCGCTGATCGCCGAGCGGTTTCGCACCGAGCATCGTGTGAAGACGGTGGCGGCGGATGATTTCGCGCTGATCGACACGCTGGTGCATCATTTCGACGAGCCGTTCGCGGATGCGTCGGCGCTGGCGACGTACCGGGTGTGCGAGCTGGCGCGGGAGACGGTGACGGTGGCGCTGTCGGGCGATGGCGCGGACGAGGCGCTGGCGGGGTATCGGCGGTACAAGTTTCATGCCGCTGAGGAGCGGGTGCGCGGATTGCTGCCGGGGGCGGTGCGCGGGCTGTTCGGGGCGCTGGGGCGGGTCTATCCCAAGGCGGACTGGGCACCGCGACCGTTGCGCGCGAAGACGACGCTGCTGGCGCTGGCCGAGGATGGCGGTGCGGCCTATGCCAAGGCGGTGGGGGTGACGACGCCGGGGGTGCGTGCAGGACTGTACACCGATGCGGCGCGGGCGGCGCTGGGCGGGCATGTGGCGGAGGCGCGCTATGTCGAGACGATGCGGACGGCCCCGGCGCGGGACGGGCTGGACCGGGCGCAGTATGCGGATTTCAAGCATTGGCTGCCCGGCGATATCCTGACCAAGATGGACCGCACCAGCATGGCCGTGAGCCTGGAGGCGCGGGAGCCGTTGCTGGATTACCGGTTCGTCGAGTTCGCCGCGACGCTGCCCACGTCGATGCGGATCAGGGGCGGGCAGGGCAAGTGGCTGATGAAGAAGGCGCTGGAGCCGTATCTGCCGAAGGAGGTGTTGTACCGCCGGAAGATGGGGTTCGTGACGCCGGTGTCGGCGTGGTTCCGTAAAGGTTTGGCGGACGAGGCAGCGGGGCTGGCGCGTTCACGCGTGCTGGCGGGGAGCGGGTGGTTTGAGCCGAAAGCGATCGCGCGGCTGGCGGAGGAGCATCGCAGCGGGCGGGCGGAACATGGGCGGACGTTGTGGCAGCTGATGATGCTGGAGCGGAGTTTGGGGCGGTTGTTTGGGTGA
- a CDS encoding TIGR03087 family PEP-CTERM/XrtA system glycosyltransferase has protein sequence MGDILFLAHRVPYPPDRGDKIRAFNILNYLSRKKRVHLIAFADDPADLKRKGALAKITGNRQIVWRGKPQAVAGMQALLSRRPISLTAFDNAELHKAVESILLRHAIDTIYVFSSQMAQYVPLRPRQKVVMDFVDMDSAKFASYGKATKGFSGWMLRREAKLLAQYEKSVAARVDASIFVSEEEAALFRERTGAERVHAVGNGIDTGIFDPTAHFKRIDTMGALIVFTGQMDYRPNVEAVTWFVETILPHIRLKHPQARFAIVGRKPTDAVLALAKQPGVTVTGEVSDVRPWLAAASVVVAPLKLARGVQNKVLEAMAMARPVVVSGAAATGIDHGGTIRVGDTVGEIADAVTKLLADPTMASELGASARQRVIDHYSWDAKLAALDGILGLGGRGDPQARRTAAA, from the coding sequence ATGGGGGATATCCTGTTTCTGGCGCATCGCGTGCCCTATCCGCCCGACCGGGGGGACAAGATCCGCGCGTTCAATATCCTGAATTATCTGTCGCGCAAGAAGCGCGTCCACCTGATCGCGTTCGCCGACGATCCCGCCGATCTGAAGCGCAAGGGTGCGCTGGCGAAGATCACCGGCAACCGCCAGATCGTGTGGCGCGGCAAACCACAGGCGGTGGCGGGGATGCAGGCGTTGCTGTCGCGCCGACCGATATCGCTGACGGCATTCGACAATGCCGAGCTGCACAAGGCGGTTGAGAGCATTTTGCTGCGGCATGCGATTGACACGATCTACGTCTTTTCCAGCCAGATGGCGCAGTATGTGCCACTGCGTCCGCGCCAGAAGGTGGTGATGGATTTCGTCGACATGGATTCGGCGAAATTCGCGTCCTACGGCAAGGCGACCAAGGGCTTTTCCGGCTGGATGCTGCGGCGCGAGGCCAAGTTGCTGGCGCAATATGAGAAGTCGGTGGCGGCGCGGGTGGATGCCAGCATTTTCGTGAGCGAGGAAGAAGCGGCGCTGTTCCGTGAGCGCACCGGGGCCGAGCGGGTGCATGCCGTGGGCAATGGGATCGACACCGGGATTTTCGACCCGACCGCGCATTTCAAGCGGATCGACACGATGGGCGCGCTGATCGTGTTCACCGGGCAGATGGACTATCGCCCGAATGTCGAGGCGGTGACGTGGTTCGTCGAGACGATCCTGCCACATATCCGGTTGAAACACCCGCAGGCGCGCTTTGCCATTGTCGGGCGCAAGCCGACCGATGCCGTGCTGGCGCTGGCGAAGCAGCCGGGGGTTACGGTGACGGGCGAGGTGTCCGATGTGCGCCCGTGGCTGGCGGCGGCATCGGTGGTCGTCGCGCCGCTGAAGCTGGCCCGCGGGGTGCAGAATAAGGTGCTGGAGGCGATGGCGATGGCGCGGCCCGTGGTCGTGTCGGGCGCGGCGGCGACCGGAATCGACCATGGCGGGACGATCCGCGTCGGCGATACGGTCGGCGAAATTGCCGATGCGGTGACGAAATTGCTGGCCGATCCGACGATGGCGTCCGAGCTGGGTGCATCGGCGCGGCAGCGGGTGATCGACCATTATAGCTGGGACGCGAAGCTGGCGGCGCTGGACGGCATCCTCGGGCTGGGCGGGCGCGGCGATCCGCAGGCGCGGCGGACGGCGGCGGCATGA
- a CDS encoding XrtA/PEP-CTERM system-associated ATPase, protein MYDDHYGLSGRPFQLTPDPAFWFDTTTHRKAMAYLGYGLSQGEGFIVITGDPGAGKTTLVGHLMETIDRERLNVIKIVTTQIEAEDLLHMVAAGLGVDSAGMAKAQMLAGIEKGLHATARDGKRTLLIVDEAQALPIASLEELRMLSNFQAGGYPLLQIFLLGQPEFRSRLADPKLEQLRQRVIAMHQLDPMGAEELEPYLIHRLSVVGWRGRPRFTNDAVAAIHRWSGGVPRKVNQLAGRVLLFGAIEQIDSFSGADVEAVIADLDNDTMVAGRPVAAAAAFEAAAAPVVAEVKPVTEGDLGARIGRLEARLEEQDAALRRVLTLMVDFIEAEEGKHAIRRGTAA, encoded by the coding sequence ATGTACGACGACCATTATGGATTGAGCGGTCGACCGTTCCAGCTGACGCCCGACCCGGCGTTCTGGTTCGACACGACCACGCACCGCAAGGCGATGGCCTATCTGGGCTATGGGCTGAGCCAGGGCGAGGGATTCATCGTCATCACCGGCGATCCCGGCGCGGGCAAGACGACTTTGGTCGGGCATTTGATGGAGACGATCGACCGCGAGCGGCTGAACGTCATCAAGATCGTGACGACTCAGATCGAGGCCGAAGACCTGTTGCACATGGTTGCAGCCGGGCTGGGTGTGGATAGCGCCGGTATGGCCAAGGCGCAGATGCTGGCGGGAATTGAAAAGGGGCTGCACGCGACGGCGCGCGACGGCAAGCGCACGCTGCTGATCGTCGACGAGGCGCAGGCATTGCCGATTGCGAGCCTGGAAGAGCTGCGCATGCTCTCCAATTTTCAGGCGGGCGGCTATCCGCTGTTGCAGATATTCCTGTTGGGGCAGCCCGAATTCCGGTCGCGGCTGGCCGATCCGAAGCTGGAGCAATTGCGCCAGCGCGTGATTGCGATGCATCAGCTCGACCCGATGGGCGCGGAAGAGCTGGAGCCGTATCTGATCCATCGCCTGTCGGTGGTGGGCTGGCGTGGGCGTCCGCGTTTCACCAACGATGCGGTCGCGGCGATCCATCGCTGGTCGGGCGGGGTGCCGCGCAAGGTGAACCAGCTGGCCGGGCGCGTGTTGCTGTTCGGGGCGATCGAGCAGATCGACAGCTTCAGCGGCGCGGATGTCGAGGCGGTGATCGCCGATCTGGATAATGATACGATGGTGGCCGGACGTCCGGTGGCGGCGGCTGCGGCGTTCGAGGCTGCGGCAGCTCCGGTGGTGGCCGAGGTGAAGCCGGTGACCGAGGGTGATCTGGGCGCGCGGATCGGGCGGCTGGAGGCGCGGCTGGAGGAACAGGATGCGGCGTTGCGCCGCGTGCTGACGCTGATGGTCGATTTTATCGAGGCCGAAGAGGGCAAGCACGCGATCCGGCGCGGGACCGCCGCCTGA
- the xrtA gene encoding exosortase A yields MTGALPTQGKAGFDARWQRHAMLLGGVWAALLILFHRDVADLTTIYWTNTTFGHCLFIAPVVGWLVWQRRFGLTQVVPAAWWPGLAIVGGGGFAWLLGDAAGVALFRHLGLVVMAQGAVVAVLGPNVSRAVLFPLCYMIFLVPFGEALEGPLQDLTVAILVPLLDLFGVPAHIDGVLITTPNGYFEVAEACSGAKFVIAMIAYGALVANVCYVSWTRRAAFMAVALIVPIVANGFRAFGTVYAAYLTSVEQATGYDHIVYGWFFFGAVMAGVLAIGWKWFDRDPDAPWFDPAKLQGCWIGTAQMPAVVALTALFVASLFMAWGGAIAARADTLPAKIALPNVPGWTQIPLSKRAIWTPNYPGADHFLMARYADGMGAEVDLVLAVYGSQREGKELVGFGQGAIRENDKWVRIENLPAMDGASVLRMTAPGAGGGPVEREVATWYRVGDRLTASESRVKLETLTAKLLGGKQRAVAVMVSAEKGELPAGAAMKRFLGAVGPVDALADRAAGVR; encoded by the coding sequence ATGACTGGCGCCTTGCCGACGCAGGGCAAGGCGGGATTCGATGCGCGGTGGCAGCGGCACGCGATGCTGTTGGGCGGGGTATGGGCGGCGCTGCTGATCCTGTTCCACCGCGATGTCGCGGACCTGACGACGATTTACTGGACCAATACCACGTTCGGGCATTGCCTGTTCATCGCGCCGGTGGTCGGCTGGCTCGTGTGGCAGCGGCGCTTTGGACTGACTCAGGTGGTGCCGGCCGCGTGGTGGCCGGGGCTGGCGATCGTTGGCGGGGGCGGGTTCGCGTGGTTGCTGGGCGATGCGGCGGGCGTTGCGCTGTTCCGGCATCTGGGGCTGGTCGTCATGGCGCAGGGCGCGGTCGTGGCAGTGCTGGGGCCGAATGTGTCGCGCGCGGTGCTGTTTCCGCTTTGCTACATGATTTTTCTGGTGCCGTTCGGCGAAGCGCTGGAGGGGCCGTTACAGGATCTGACGGTCGCCATATTGGTGCCGTTGCTCGACCTGTTCGGAGTGCCCGCGCACATTGATGGCGTGCTGATTACGACGCCGAACGGCTATTTCGAGGTGGCTGAGGCCTGTTCGGGCGCGAAGTTCGTGATCGCGATGATCGCTTACGGCGCGCTGGTGGCCAATGTCTGTTATGTCAGCTGGACGCGGCGCGCGGCGTTCATGGCCGTCGCGCTGATCGTGCCGATCGTCGCCAACGGGTTTCGCGCGTTCGGCACGGTCTATGCCGCTTATCTGACGTCGGTCGAACAGGCGACCGGCTATGACCATATCGTCTATGGCTGGTTCTTCTTTGGCGCGGTGATGGCGGGCGTGCTGGCGATCGGGTGGAAATGGTTTGACCGCGATCCCGATGCGCCGTGGTTCGACCCGGCAAAATTGCAGGGGTGTTGGATCGGCACGGCGCAGATGCCGGCGGTGGTCGCGCTGACCGCGTTGTTCGTCGCCAGCCTGTTCATGGCATGGGGCGGGGCGATTGCAGCGCGCGCGGACACGCTGCCCGCGAAGATCGCGTTGCCGAACGTGCCGGGGTGGACGCAAATTCCGCTGAGCAAGCGCGCGATATGGACGCCGAATTACCCGGGCGCGGATCATTTCCTGATGGCGCGTTATGCCGATGGGATGGGGGCGGAGGTCGATCTGGTGCTGGCGGTTTATGGCAGCCAGCGCGAGGGCAAGGAACTGGTCGGGTTCGGTCAGGGCGCGATCCGCGAGAACGACAAATGGGTGCGGATCGAGAATTTGCCTGCGATGGACGGTGCGAGCGTGCTGCGCATGACGGCGCCCGGTGCCGGTGGCGGACCGGTCGAGCGCGAGGTTGCGACCTGGTATCGCGTGGGCGACCGGCTGACCGCCAGTGAATCGCGGGTGAAGCTGGAGACGCTGACGGCGAAGCTCCTGGGCGGGAAACAGCGTGCGGTGGCGGTGATGGTGTCGGCGGAAAAGGGCGAGTTGCCGGCGGGCGCGGCGATGAAGCGGTTTCTGGGCGCGGTCGGGCCGGTGGATGCACTGGCGGATCGGGCGGCGGGGGTGCGGTAG
- a CDS encoding XrtA system polysaccharide chain length determinant, translated as MGGLWEEIRAALHGVWQRRWIAVAVAWALCLIGWLVVSQIPNQYESRARVFVQLRQILPGEGLATQQEQQKDIDRVRQTLTSAVNLEKVVRSTALANTVATDRDVADRVAGLQTKIKVTAQQDNLFEITTTAADGKLARSIVQKLIDIFVEDNLTQGRDEASQSLTFLDQQLQARQKALQESEAKKAEFQAKYLGSLPGTGTLAERLAAARSQLAQVNGDLSAAQSSLAAVNGQMAGTAATVAGAGGGAVAGPARARVSAIQGQIAEARGRGWTDSHPDMIALRSQLSAAQGAARGERVYSGGGGASSNPLYLSLQAMQADKSAQVAALVNRKAQIEADIATFDQKIAGDPAAAQEQAEIDRNYQVLKSQYDKLLTDRENVKLRSQAASQTDAVKFSVIDPPTAPVTPTAPNRPLLLTGVLIVGLGGGAAVAFGLSQIAGTFSTSGRLEKASGMPVIGSIGQVLTQAQISMRKRRMQMFAAAMGGLAFAWIALLGLEMFQRGMSA; from the coding sequence ATGGGGGGCCTTTGGGAAGAAATCCGTGCCGCGTTGCACGGCGTGTGGCAGCGGCGCTGGATCGCGGTCGCGGTCGCGTGGGCCTTGTGCCTGATCGGCTGGCTGGTCGTGTCGCAGATTCCGAACCAGTATGAGAGCCGTGCGCGCGTTTTCGTCCAGCTGCGGCAGATTTTGCCGGGCGAGGGGCTGGCGACGCAGCAGGAGCAGCAAAAGGATATCGACCGGGTTCGCCAGACGCTGACCAGTGCGGTCAATCTGGAGAAGGTTGTGCGCAGCACCGCGCTGGCCAACACCGTGGCGACCGACCGCGACGTGGCGGATCGGGTTGCGGGTTTGCAGACCAAGATCAAGGTCACGGCGCAGCAGGACAATCTGTTCGAGATCACGACGACGGCGGCCGACGGCAAGCTGGCGCGGTCGATCGTGCAGAAGCTGATCGACATTTTCGTCGAGGACAATCTGACACAGGGCCGGGACGAGGCGAGCCAGTCGCTCACCTTCCTCGATCAGCAATTGCAGGCGCGTCAGAAAGCGTTGCAGGAATCCGAGGCCAAGAAGGCGGAGTTCCAGGCCAAATACCTGGGTTCGCTGCCCGGTACCGGCACGCTGGCCGAGCGGCTGGCGGCGGCGCGCAGCCAGCTGGCGCAGGTCAATGGCGATCTTTCCGCCGCGCAGAGCAGCCTGGCGGCGGTCAATGGACAGATGGCGGGGACTGCCGCCACGGTGGCCGGTGCTGGCGGCGGTGCCGTCGCAGGACCGGCGCGCGCACGCGTGTCCGCAATTCAGGGACAGATTGCCGAAGCGCGTGGGCGCGGCTGGACCGACAGTCATCCCGATATGATCGCATTGCGCAGCCAGTTGTCGGCGGCACAGGGCGCGGCGCGGGGCGAGCGGGTCTATTCCGGCGGCGGGGGTGCTTCGAGCAACCCGCTCTATCTGAGCCTGCAGGCGATGCAGGCGGACAAGTCGGCGCAGGTCGCGGCACTGGTCAATCGCAAGGCGCAGATCGAGGCGGATATCGCCACGTTTGACCAGAAGATCGCGGGCGATCCGGCGGCGGCGCAGGAACAGGCCGAAATAGACCGCAATTATCAGGTGCTGAAGTCGCAGTACGACAAGCTGCTGACCGACCGTGAGAATGTGAAACTGCGCAGTCAGGCGGCGAGCCAGACCGATGCGGTGAAGTTCAGCGTGATCGACCCGCCGACCGCGCCGGTCACGCCGACCGCGCCGAACCGTCCGCTGTTGCTGACCGGCGTATTGATCGTGGGTCTGGGCGGCGGGGCCGCCGTGGCATTCGGCCTGAGCCAGATCGCGGGGACGTTTTCGACGTCCGGGCGGCTGGAAAAGGCGTCGGGCATGCCGGTGATCGGATCGATCGGGCAAGTGCTGACACAGGCACAGATTTCGATGCGCAAGCGCCGGATGCAGATGTTCGCGGCGGCGATGGGCGGACTCGCGTTTGCCTGGATTGCGTTGCTGGGGCTGGAAATGTTCCAGCGCGGCATGAGCGCGTGA
- a CDS encoding FemAB family XrtA/PEP-CTERM system-associated protein, producing the protein MLHRPLTLRFADLSDPIDRARIGAYVHEHKDGTPFHLPAWSAAVAKGCGQVSHYLIAERGMQGIVGVMPLTELHSPLFGRVLASAGFGVGGGILADRPDVVTALAEACWALAQRVSCPSVEVRGGPLPGPEWTVDDSHYLGFARDLAADDEAELLAIPRKQRAEVRKSLGYDLSVSTGQEASDVAAHYAVYAESVRNLGTPVFPRAMFTEVLQEFGKAADVLVVRSGVDAVAAVLSLYWRGTVYPYWGGGTADARRLRANDRMYFELMRHARERGCSRFDFGRSKVGTGAAAFKKNWGFDAEPLTYYDRVADGASIRDANPLNPKYKLQVALWSRLPLAIANRVGPFIARGLG; encoded by the coding sequence ATGCTTCATCGCCCGCTGACGCTGCGCTTTGCCGATTTGAGCGACCCGATCGACCGGGCGCGGATCGGGGCGTATGTGCATGAGCATAAGGACGGCACGCCGTTTCACTTGCCCGCGTGGAGCGCGGCGGTGGCGAAGGGGTGCGGGCAGGTATCGCATTATCTGATCGCCGAGCGCGGCATGCAGGGGATTGTCGGCGTGATGCCGCTGACCGAATTGCATTCGCCGCTGTTCGGGCGGGTGTTGGCGTCGGCCGGGTTCGGGGTTGGCGGGGGTATCCTTGCCGATCGGCCGGACGTGGTGACGGCGCTGGCCGAGGCGTGCTGGGCGCTGGCGCAGCGGGTGAGTTGCCCGAGCGTGGAGGTGCGCGGCGGGCCGTTGCCGGGGCCGGAATGGACCGTGGACGACAGCCATTATCTGGGCTTTGCGCGCGATCTGGCGGCGGATGACGAAGCCGAATTGCTGGCGATCCCGCGCAAGCAGCGTGCCGAGGTGCGCAAGTCGCTGGGCTATGACCTGAGTGTTTCGACCGGTCAGGAAGCGTCCGACGTCGCAGCGCATTATGCCGTTTATGCGGAATCGGTGCGCAATCTGGGCACGCCGGTGTTTCCGCGCGCCATGTTCACGGAAGTGTTGCAGGAGTTTGGCAAGGCTGCCGACGTGCTTGTCGTGCGGAGTGGCGTAGATGCAGTGGCGGCGGTGTTAAGCCTGTATTGGCGCGGAACGGTTTATCCCTATTGGGGCGGCGGCACGGCGGACGCGCGGCGGCTGCGCGCCAATGACCGGATGTATTTCGAGCTGATGCGGCATGCGCGTGAGCGCGGCTGTTCGCGGTTTGATTTCGGGCGGTCGAAGGTCGGCACCGGGGCGGCGGCGTTCAAGAAGAATTGGGGGTTCGACGCCGAACCGCTGACCTATTACGATCGCGTGGCGGACGGCGCGTCGATCCGCGATGCGAACCCGCTGAACCCGAAATATAAGTTGCAGGTGGCGCTGTGGAGCCGTCTGCCGCTGGCGATCGCCAATCGGGTTGGCCCGTTCATCGCGCGGGGTCTGGGCTGA